The proteins below are encoded in one region of Fulvia fulva chromosome 9, complete sequence:
- a CDS encoding 2,5-dichloro-2,5-cyclohexadiene-1,4-diol dehydrogenase produces MTDTRLAGRIAIITGGSSGLGKATALRFARSGARVVVADLSSSGVEAEITSQHGKDSATFVKVDVTQESQIQNLVQEAVKFGGRVDILLNYAGVGIETKYEMGPQLHDTPVEEFDKTWAINVRGGWLCNKYVVQQMLKQEPQPPNARGERIKGWIVNVSSVYGLVGGHALPMYVPSKHAVVGMTKQMAAGYAAERIHVNCLCPGFTKTPLIQNITGDDEKNDAIVGMHPWGSLGEASDIADAALFLCSDEAAWITGHCLTVDGGFTIV; encoded by the exons ATGACCGACACCAGACTCGCAGGCCGCATCGCCATCATCACCGGCGGTTCATCCGGTCTAGGAAAAGCAACAGCACTCCGCTTCGCCCGCTCCGGCGCACGAGTCGTAGTCGCAGATCTGTCCTCCTCCGGCGTCGAAGCAGAAATAACATCCCAACACGGCAAGGACAGCGCAACATTTGTCAAAGTAGACGTAACGCAAGAATCCCAAATCCAAAACTTGGTCCAAGAAGCCGTCAAATTTGGCGGTCGCGTTGACATTCTGCTCAACTATGCTGGAGTCGGGATCGAAACTAAATATGAGATGGGCCCTCAATTGCACGACACGCCGGTGGAGGAGTTTGACAAGACGTGGGCGATTAATGTGAGGGGCGGGTGGCTGTGTAATAAGTATGTTGTTCAGCAGATGCTGAAGCAGGAGCCTCAGCCGCCGAATGCCAGAGGGGAGAGGATCAAAGGCTGGATTGTCAATGTTTCGTCGGTATATGGCCTTGTGGGTGGGCATGCGTTGCCAATGTACGTGCCTTCGAAGCATGCTGTGGTGGGGATGACCAAG CAAATGGCCGCTGGCTATGCGGCGGAGCGGATACATGTGAACTGTCTCTGTCCAGGCTTCACGAAGACGCCGCTGATACAGAACATAACTGGAGACGATGAGAAGAACGACGCTATTGTCGGTATGCATCCGTGGGGATCTTTAGGAGAGGCTTCGGATATTGCCGATGCTGCGTTGTTCCTTTGCAGTGACGAAGC GGCATGGATAACAGGACATTGTCTGACTGTTGATGGCGGCTTCACCATCGTGTAA